A genomic segment from Triticum dicoccoides isolate Atlit2015 ecotype Zavitan chromosome 1A, WEW_v2.0, whole genome shotgun sequence encodes:
- the LOC119294837 gene encoding putative disease resistance protein RGA3, which produces MATLGGMLAAAILKVVGDQIGSPIGGQIALQMNLNNDLKKMKMALESVDAVLEDAERRSITDKSTRLWLKRLKDFMYVISDMIDEFEADTQAITQPSVRKFSFKKYLAFMIPCLTIGPNITMANRMKNMRDDLKVITDQHKEFKLTDRTNANEPKVTDIRETSSTLETQIIGRTEERDIILASLSESMTKDITILPIYGIGGLGKTTMAKMVYNSSQFNEYSQVWVYVSQTFDLIKIGNSIISQLSEKDKESGYTGKQMIRNSLEKLLANKKILIVLDDLWEDDISQLEELKDMLKVGESNKVVVIATTRSEGIAKKMSTIQPYKLAPLTDDMCWSIIKQKSAFESRGDKEQLVEIGKVIAMKCAGVALAAKSLGHTLQSMKSGQWESVRDSNIWTAPSLEDTSSTQVLASLKLSYSVLPSYLKLCFAYCAIFPKGHKILKDDLVRQWVSLGFSSWELGERYISQLLGLSFLDHFKSSSVSLFIPFTICFDYSVGTGVRLLKYSCEAHKLTDIDIKIQF; this is translated from the exons atggcgaccCTCGGTGGCATGCTGGCCGCTGCCATCCTCAAGGTGGTGGGCGACCAGATTGGTTCTCCGATCGGGGGTCAGATCGCGCTGCAGATGAACTTGAACAACGacctgaagaagatgaagatggcgCTGGAGAGTGTCGATGCCGTGCTCGAAGATGCCGAGAGGCGGTCCATCACGGATAAATCGACACGTCTTTGGCTGAAGCGGCTCAAGGACTTCATGTATGTCATCTCGGACATGATTGATGAGTTCGAAGCAGACACACAAGCCATCACCCAGCCATCTGTGCGCAAG TTCTCCTTCAAAAAATATTTGGCGTTCATGATCCCTTGTCTCACAATTGGCCCCAACATTACAATGGCCAATAGGATGAAGAACATGAGGGATGACCTGAAGGTCATAACAGATCAACACAAGGAATTCAAGTTAACAGATCGCACTAATGCCAATGAGCCAAAGGTGACTGATATAAGGGAAACATCATCAACCCTGGAGACACAAATCATTGGGAGGACTGAGGAGAGAGATATAATATTGGCTTCTTTATCTGAGAGCATGACAAAGGATATCACAATCCTTCCTATATATGGCATTGGAGGCCTTGGCAAGACAACCATGGCAAAAATGGTTTACAATAGTTCCCAATTCAATGAATACTCTCAAGTGTGGGTTTACGTGTCTCAGACATTTGATTTGATCAAAATTGGGAACTCTATAATATCACAGCTATCAGAGAAAGATAAAGAGAGTGGGTACACTGGAAAGCAGATGATCCGTAATTCCCTTGAAAAGCTCCTTGCCAACAAGAAGATTCTGATTGTTTTAGATGACCTGTGGGAAGACGACATATCTCAGTTGGAAGAACTGAAAGATATGTTAAAAGTTGGGGAGAGCAATAAGGTGGTTGTTATAGCAACCACACGGAGTGAAGGTATTGCAAAGAAGATGTCTACCATCCAACCATATAAATTAGCACCCTTGactgatgatatgtgttggtctATTATAAAGCAAAAGAGTGCATTTGAATCTAGAGGTGACAAAGAACAATTGGTGGAAATAGGCAAGGTCATTGCAATGAAGTGTGCGGGTGTGGCTTTAGCAGCTAAATCACTTGGACACACGCTGCAATCTATGAAGTCTGGTCAATGGGAATCAGTGAGAGATAGTAATATCTGGACTGCACCTTCTTTGGAAGATACATCTTCTACACAAGTTCTTGCATCTCTGAAGTTGAGCTATAGTGTTTTGCCTTCGTATCTGAAGCTATGCTTTGCCTATTGTGCAATATTTCCAAAAGGTCACAAGATACTTAAAGATGATCTTGTTCGTCAGTGGGTTTCTCTTGGTTTCTCTTCCTGGGAACTCGGCGAGAGATACATTAGTCagcttttgggcctttcttttcttGACCACTTCAAGTCGTCATCGGTGAGTTTGTTCATACCTTTTACAATTTGTTTTGATTATTCTGTTGGAACTGGTGTAAGGTTACTCAAGTATAGTTGTGAAGCACACAAGCTGACAGATATTGACATTAAAATACAATTCTAA
- the LOC119294830 gene encoding putative disease resistance protein RGA1 produces the protein MNLSNSSYLECGKEAEFLGALTKLEYLNLSSRKCGLKKFPESLGGFSQLKYLNLSGWRYMKKLPRLFGSLKNLLHLDLSHCYMADGVHDALVGLTSLQHLNLQYTQLSLLPDDLTKLRYLNLSRLRNIPPVDSLDEPHIDEFGVLLAKTWDILLNQICRIDLSELEHLDLSGNYGMEGIPESICSLTKLHTLDLSGCTDLKKIPESICTVGSLKFLYLENCYSLAEVPQLDSSAISLPHFVVHAGNDGSSSNLVLLKSTNPFELEITELENVRSAGEAHSIKLMEKQSIRLLKLEWTRGVDRFVDDKMLLEKLVPPSTLSELEISGYNSVIFPGWVVGQLPNLNSLVLRDMANLEEWDTSYSTGEENVLTRVQIHGCPMLTMKGPLPKAKEWEITCSDNVLSSWDECIVSHTSPSSSSSVTTMLSVRDCKGPLHEWRWLQHFPGLPYLYINNCGDLTGSPDIIQLLSSLEKLWLEDEDMEELPIWLGELPSLKDLTMRNSNGVKELNENIRQLTKLETLELEFCNSISVVPQCLGELTSLKNLWISNNGVLRSLPASIQQLTSL, from the coding sequence ATGAACTTATCAAACAGCTCATATCTTGAATGTGGTAAAGAAGCAGAATTTTTGGGTGCCCTCACCAAACTCGAGTATTTGAACTTATCTTCAAGGAAATGTGGACTCAAGAAGTTCCCTGAATCTTTGGGCGGATTCAGTCAACTCAAGTACTTAAACTTATCAGGTTGGCGATATATGAAAAAATTGCCAAGATTATTTGGGAGTCTGAAGAATCTGCTCCATCTTGACTTATCACATTGTTATATGGCTGATGGAGTACATGATGCTTTGGTCGGTCTTACCAGTCTGCAACATTTGAATTTACAATATACACAGCTCAGTTTGCTGCCAGATGATCTGACCAAGCTCCGGTATTTAAATCTCTCTAGACTAAGAAACATACCGCCAGTAGATTCCTTGGATGAACCGCACATAGATGAATTTGGTGTTCTCCTTGCAAAAACCTGGGACATTCTCCTCAACCAGATATGCAGAATTGATCTTTCAGAGCTAGAGCATTTGGACTTGTCTGGAAATTATGGTATGGAAGGAATACCTGAAAGTATTTGTAGCCTGACAAAACTTCACACATTGGACCTCTCGGGATGCACAGATTTGAAGAAAATACCTGAGAGTATATGTACAGTTGGTAGCTTGAAGTTTCTTTATTTAGAGAATTGTTACAGTCTTGCTGAAGTACCTCAACTCGATAGTAGTGCAATATCGTTACCACACTTTGTGGTGCATGCTGGTAATGATGGATCTAGCAGCAATCTTGTCCTGCTAAAGTCCACAAATCCTTTTGAGCTGGAGATAACTGAACTTGAAAATGTGAGGTCCGCAGGAGAGGCACATAGTATAAAATTAATGGAAAAGCAAAGCATTCGGTTGTTGAAACTGGAGTGGACTCGAGGTGTTGACAGATTTGTGGATGACAAAATGTTGCTGGAAAAACTAGTGCCTCCAAGCACATTGAGTGAATTGGAGATAAGTGGTTATAACAGTGTCATCTTTCCAGGCTGGGTAGTGGGCCAACTACCAAACCTGAACTCACTGGTTCTCAGAGATATGGCAAATCTGGAAGAGTGGGACACTTCATACTCCACCGGTGAGGAGAACGTGTTAACAAGAGTGCAAATACATGGTTGTCCCATGCTAACGATGAAAGGGCCTCTGCCTAAAGCTAAGGAATGGGAGATAACATGCAGTGATAATGTGTTATCATCATGGGATGAGTGCATTGTGTCACACACCAgtccttcctcctcttcttcagtAACTACTATGCTGTCAGTTAGAGACTGCAAGGGGCCTCTGCATGAGTGGAGGTGGCTTCAACACTTCCCTGGACTCCCTTATTTGTATATTAACAATTGTGGCGATCTAACCGGCTCACCAGATATCATCCAACTACTATCCTCTTTGGAGAAACTATGGCTAGAAGACGAAGACATGGAAGAACTGCCAATATGGTTGGGTGAGCTCCCGTCTCTAAAGGATCTGACTATGCGGAATAGCAATGGTGTAAAGGAGTTGAATGAGAACATAAGGCAACTCACAAAGCTTGAAACGCTAGAACTGGAATTCTGCAATAGCATATCTGTAGTGCCACAGTGCCTAGGCGAATTGACCTCTCTCAAGAATCTTTGGATATCTAACAATGGAGTCTTGAGGTCGTTGCCGGCAAGCATACAACAACTCACCAGCCTCTAG